A window from Telopea speciosissima isolate NSW1024214 ecotype Mountain lineage chromosome 8, Tspe_v1, whole genome shotgun sequence encodes these proteins:
- the LOC122672832 gene encoding ribosomal RNA small subunit methyltransferase-like, with translation MAGGKIRKEKPSRATTLQGGIPFHKSKGQHILKNPLLVDTIVQKAGIKSTDVILEIGPGTGNLTKKLLDAGKSVIAVELDPRMVLELQRRFQGTHSNRLKVIQGDVLKCDLPYFDICVANIPYQISSPLTFKLLSHRPVFRCAVIMFQREFAMRLVAQPGDNLYCRLSVNTQLLARVSHLLKVGKNNFRPPPKVDSSVVRIEPRKPLPPVNFKEWDGLIRLCFNRKNKTLGSIFRQKSVLSLLEKNYRTLQALQLSQKGSSEDTDMAEDVSVLAHANEDLNMDMEDGRDDEDMEMEDGVAGMEGSDFKEKVLGVLKQGNFEEKRSSKLTQVDFLYLLSLFNKASIHFS, from the exons ATGGCGGGGGGTAAGATTAGGAAGGAAAAGCCTTCCCGAGCTACAACTCTCCAGGGAGGCATTCCTTTCCATAAATCAAAAGGACAGCATATCCTCAAGAACCCTCTGCTCGTGGACACAATAGTTCAGAAAGCAGGAATTAAGAGCACAGATGTTATCCTTGAGATTGGTCCTGGTACGGGTAACCTTACAAAGAAGCTACTTGATGCTGGTAAGTCAGTGATCGCTGTTGAATTGGATCCTCGCATGGTTCTCGAGTTGCAACGTCGTTTTCAAGGAACTCATTCCAATCGATTGAAG GTCATCCAAGGAGATGTGCTGAAGTGTGATCTTCCCTACTTCGATATCTGTGTGGCAAACATACCTTATCAAATCTCTTCCCCTCTCACTTTCAAGTTGTTGTCACATCGACCAGTCTTCAGGTGTGCGGTCATTATGTTTCAGAGGGAGTTCGCCATGAGACTTGTTGCTCAGCCTGGAGATAATCTTTATTGCCGCCTTTCAGTGAACACACAACTCCTTGCCCGTGTTTCCCATCTCCTTAAAGTGGGTAAAAACAACTTCCGTCCTCCACCTAAGGTAGATTCTTCTGTTGTCAGAATTGAGCCAAGGAAACCACTTCCCCCAGTGAATTTCAAGGAGTGGGATGGATTAATCAGGCTTTGTTTCAACCGAAAGAACAAAACTCTAGGTTCCATTTTCAGGCAGAAGTCTGTCCTCTCTTTGCTGGAAAAGAACTACAGGACCTTACAGGCACTACAGCTCTCGCAGAAAGGGTCTTCAGAGGATACAGATATGGCTGAGGATGTGTCTGTTTTGGCACACGCTAATGAGGACCTGAATATGGACATGGaggatggaagagatgatgagGACATGGAGATGGAGGATGGTGTTGCAGGAATGGAGGGGTCTGATTTCAAAGAAAAGGTGTTGGGTGTGTTGAAACAAGGAAATTTTGAGGAGAAGAGGTCTTCCAAGCTTACACAAGTGGATTTCCTGTACTTGCTTTCCTTGTTTAACAAGGCAAGCATTCACTTCTCTTGA